From Paenibacillus sp. FSL H8-0537:
ATTGATGAAGCCTTTGTGATCGACAGCAAGCTCACGCAGCATTTCGCCTGCTTTTACAAAGCTGTCCTGTGTGAAATCAGCTTCGCCATTTTTCGCTTTCTCGAACGGCTCCATGCCGCCGATGCGCTGTGCCAGATAAGAAAACCAGTGCAGAACCGGCCAGCGGTCTTTGCCTGCGACTGTAATCGGAACGATATTTTTAGCGTTCAGTTGATCCACAACACTTAGCAGCTCCGCATAGGTTGTCGGAGGAGTCAGACCATTTTCATCAAAAATTTGCTTGTTGTACCATAGGGATACTCCGCTGAACAGAACGGGAATGCCGTAGTTTTTGCCTTCGTAAGAGAAAGTTTCCAATCCGCCATTAAGCACATCGTTTTTGAACGCTTCATCCTTATTCAGCGGCTCCGTAATATCGCCCAGCATACTGTTAGACACGAGCGTATCGAAGGTTTCACCGCTCCAATACGTAATAATATCCGGCACCTGGTTGCCTGTAATCGCTACTTTCATTTTGGTTTTTAAAGCTTCGTCTTCAAAAAACTCGGCCGTAAGCTCCACATTCGGATGCTCGTCGTTGAATTGCTTGATTGATTTTTCAATAATAGCCTTGTTTCTCGTTTCCATGCTCCACATGGTCAGCTTCGTTACCTCGCCCGCTCCTGCCTTCGTCCCTTCGCCTTCTGCCTTGTTTCCAGCGCTGGAGCAGCCTGCCATTACTACCATCATCAATGCCAACAATAAGATAAGACCCTTTTTCATATTTGTTTCCCCCTTGGATAGTGTCGAATGCCGCAGCTCATAATTAGATGTCCCTATTAGCCTTTAACCGCGCCCGCTACAACCCCCTTTTGAATATACTTTTGCAGAAACATGTATAAAATAATGATAGGAGCTGTCGTGATGACCAATGCCGCGCTGATCAGCGAATAATCGGCACTGAAGTTGCCCTTGAACATCATGAGGCCGAGCGGCAGCGTTTTGAGCGATTCCTTGGATACCATGACGAGCGGAAAGACGAAATCATTCATAATGTTGAAAAAGGAGAGAATCGTAATCGTCGCCAGCACAGGCTTCGCAATCGGAAAATACACTTTGAAAAACGTCTGATAAATCGAGCAGCCGTCAATCATGGCCGCTTCCTCCAGCTCCTTCGGCACGCCCTGAAAGAAGCCATGGGCGATAAAGACAGCGACCGGAAGATTAAAGGCGATATAAGGGAAAAACAATGCCCAGAACGAATCATAAATCCCCAGCTTGTTCGCCATCGTAAACAGTGGAATCAAGGTGCTGTGGATCGGAATCAGCATGCCGAGGAAAAATGCTCCCAGCAGCAGCTTCGAGCCCTTAAACGGCCGAATCGATAAGTAAAAGCCAATCAGCGTCGATACGACCAGCAGCCCGACTACCGAGAAGAAGGTAATGTACAGGCTGTTGAACAAATAGCCGTTGATGCCTTGG
This genomic window contains:
- a CDS encoding extracellular solute-binding protein; this encodes MKKGLILLLALMMVVMAGCSSAGNKAEGEGTKAGAGEVTKLTMWSMETRNKAIIEKSIKQFNDEHPNVELTAEFFEDEALKTKMKVAITGNQVPDIITYWSGETFDTLVSNSMLGDITEPLNKDEAFKNDVLNGGLETFSYEGKNYGIPVLFSGVSLWYNKQIFDENGLTPPTTYAELLSVVDQLNAKNIVPITVAGKDRWPVLHWFSYLAQRIGGMEPFEKAKNGEADFTQDSFVKAGEMLRELAVDHKGFINGFLGLDYAAAESLFTNGKAAMYLQGEWAMNSFLDGDFADKVGFVPFPTVDGGQGGINTYQGGFGAGMAISSKTNQEAAYEAIRFLTDSLQRKEINEGANISPMKNPGLEEAKMNPLAFAYDSSISSSLEGFFSYYDQALDAKRAEQFLNSVGAIVGQNASSVKDELAKIK
- a CDS encoding carbohydrate ABC transporter permease — translated: MSATQTMQPAGTRGKGFSRLLLYVLLLVHLVFTGYPFVWMVISSFKTNKEYFANPWGLPESWHFDNFVQAWNQGINGYLFNSLYITFFSVVGLLVVSTLIGFYLSIRPFKGSKLLLGAFFLGMLIPIHSTLIPLFTMANKLGIYDSFWALFFPYIAFNLPVAVFIAHGFFQGVPKELEEAAMIDGCSIYQTFFKVYFPIAKPVLATITILSFFNIMNDFVFPLVMVSKESLKTLPLGLMMFKGNFSADYSLISAALVITTAPIIILYMFLQKYIQKGVVAGAVKG